The following proteins are co-located in the Halictus rubicundus isolate RS-2024b chromosome 1, iyHalRubi1_principal, whole genome shotgun sequence genome:
- the LOC143352390 gene encoding phosphatidylinositol N-acetylglucosaminyltransferase subunit Y-like, with the protein MNMSTSSYEYYFLLLLVLLPIYLFFKLWSWLGWQLFVNN; encoded by the coding sequence atGAACATGTCTACTTCATCGtatgaatattattttcttctacTATTAGTACTTCTTCCTATATACCTTTTCTTTAAATTATGGTCTTGGCTGGGTTGGCAattatttgtaaataattaa
- the LOC143352363 gene encoding uncharacterized protein LOC143352363 — MPKAKKKSYLKKVREMREYRREKLRSETIEERAIRLYTAAERMKNARAKETEEQAAIRRMQEAQRMARHRAKKKRCLDENLAREISKIAELSKMPDAATIAQMSEMNMNKISAELKQMMERGKVPEHIVQMAQLAEFSKMTELNKMSQDMAKRYEMEKMAEFAKTTEYMKMQEIAKMSEIAKMNEMVKLSEMAKYNDITKINEIAKMNEMMKISQMAKINEVQRMNEIAKLNEMVKMTEMAKYNNDITKLNEIAQINEMAKEIAKMNEKTKMNEMIKMANIQNDITKMPEYSKMAEMAKLTELAKLNEITITKLNDPPPPKVPEIPRIPEPVITVPNPRNLQNVQTVQVAQASPSSTINFPTVPGQGKYAQLLVIIEELGRDIRLSYAGSRSAAERLKMGIQHARILVRECLLETEHNARQ, encoded by the coding sequence ATGCCTAAGGCTAAAAAGAAATCTTACCTTAAAAAGGTAAGGGAAATGCGAGAATATAGACGAGAAAAGCTGAGGTCAGAGACAATAGAAGAACGTGCTATTAGATTGTATACTGCCGCTGAAAGAATGAAGAACGCTAGGGCAAAAGAAACTGAGGAGCAAGCAGCTATAAGAAGAATGCAAGAGGCTCAACGGATGGCCAGGCATCGTGCTAAAAAGAAGCGTTGCCTAGATGAAAATTTAGCAAGAGAAATATCTAAAATTGCCGAACTTTCCAAAATGCCTGATGCTGCGACTATAGCACAAATGTCGGAAATGAATAtgaataaaatttctgcggagCTGAAGCAAATGATGGAAAGGGGGAAAGTACCAGAACATATAGTTCAAATGGCTCAACTTGCTGAATTTAGCAAAATGActgaattaaataaaatgtcTCAGGACATGGCGAAAAGATACGAAATGGAGAAGATGGCAGAATTTGCCAAGACAACGGAATACATGAAGAtgcaagaaattgcaaaaatgtctGAAATAGCTAAAATGAACGAGATGGTGAAGCTCTCGGAAATGGCTAAATACAATGACATTACGAAGATCAATGAGATCGCGAAAATGAATGAGATGATGAAGATTTCTCAGATGGCAAAGATAAACGAAGTTCAAAGAATGAATGAAATAGCCAAACTGAATGAAATGGTGAAAATGACAGAAATGGCTAAATATAATAACGACATAACGAAGTTGAACGAAATTGCACAAATCAATGAGATGGCAAAAGAAATTGCCAAGATGAATGAAAAAACAAAGATGAACGAAATGATTAAAATGGCAAACATACAAAACGACATCACAAAAATGCCAGAGTATTCTAAAATGGCTGAGATGGCGAAGCTAACAGAGCTGGCTAAACTAAACGAGATAACGATAACAAAATTAAACGATCCCCCTCCACCGAAAGTACCAGAAATTCCTCGAATTCCCGAACCTGTGATCACCGTGCCAAATCCAAGAAATTTGCAAAATGTTCAAACTGTACAAGTAGCACAGGCTAGCCCATCCAGTACAATAAATTTTCCTACCGTACCCGGTCAAGGTAAATATGCTCAGTTACTGGTCATAATTGAGGAACTTGGAAGAGACATTCGTCTTTCATACGCGGGAAGTCGTAGTGCAGCCGAACGTCTCAAGATGGGTATTCAACACGCAAGAATTCTTGTACGAGAATGTCTATTGGAAACAGAGCATAATGCACGGCAATGA
- the LOC143352408 gene encoding diphthine methyltransferase isoform X1, with the protein MEEERGSIEVPTKVTEPVLSVPNPRVLQQTVPTIDPLNMFYNLDSFDTEFSADSVEWCPSDAHKNIFVCGTYQLIKDEELEADTAKSKRLGRIYMFKVDCNGLLTLLQKLEVPAVLDMKWAHVCQNRILLGVVNSLGYLQIYQMKNNKEKENLELLMERKVADDKEVLALSLDWCSGRWSHDNASNLSIVVSDSKGSLTLFKINENELICINSWPAHKFEAWITAFDYWDTNVIYSGGDDCKFQRFDTRIGTNPTAISTAHDAGVTSLHSNATKEHLLASGSYDESLRLWDTRNLKTPVSKMDLGGGVWRLKWDPFARRHLLAACMYGGFRIVDCENTETPCVIGEYNEHESLAYGCDWSFLNSTEIPERILKTEAREVCLIGTCSFYDHVLKLSAVYLKDN; encoded by the exons ATGGAAGAAGAACGAGGAAGTATAGAAGTACCAACAAAAGTCACAGAGCCGGTATTAAGCGTACCGAATCCAAGAGTACTTCAACAAACTGTTCCCACA ATCGACCCATTAAACATGTTCTATAATTTGGACAGCTTCGACACAGAATTTTCCGCTGACTCCGTCGAATGGTGTCCATCCGATgctcacaaaaatatatttgtatgtGGAACGTATCAATTAATAAAAGACGAGGAACTAGAAGCGGATACAGCAAAGTCGAAACGTTTAGGACGAATATATATGTTCAAAGTTGATTGCAATGGGCTTTTGACTTTGTTACAAAAGTTAGAAGTACCTGCAGTGTTAGACATGAAATGGGCACACGTatgccaaaatagaattttactcGGAGTTGTAAATTCTTTGGGGTATTTGCAAATATACCAAATGAAAAATAACAAAGAGAAGGAGAATTTGGAATTATTAATGGAAAGAAAAGTTGCAGATGATAAGGAAGTTCTTGCTTTATCTTTGGACTGGTGCAGCGGTAGATGGTCGCACGATAACGCATCGAATTTAAGCATAGTAGTTAGTGATTCGAAAGGTTCTCTAacgttatttaaaattaatgaaaacgaACTGATCTGTATTAATTCCTGGCCTGCGCATAAATTCGAAGCTTGGATTACAGCTTTCGATTACTGGGACACGAACGTGATATATAGCG GTGGTGACGATTGCAAATTTCAAAGATTCGATACTAGAATAGGAACAAATCCCACTGCGATAAGTACAGCTCACGATGCCGGCGTTACAAGTTTGCACAGTAATGCGACGAAAGAACATTTACTAGCATCCGGAAG CTACGACGAATCGTTGAGATTATGGGACACGAGGAATTTGAAGACACCTGTGTCAAAGATGGATCTCGGTGGTGGCGTTTGGCGTTTGAAATGGGATCCTTTCGCGCGTAGGCATTTGCTCGCCGCTTGCATGTATGGCGGATTTCGAATAGTCGACTGCGAGAACACGGAAACACCGTGCGTCATTGGTGAATACAATGAGCACGAAAGCCTGGCGTATGGATGCGATTGGTCCTTTTTGAACAGCACAGAGATTCCGGAACGTATACTCAAAACAGAAGCGCGCGAGGTCTGTTTGATCGGTACCTGCTCCTTTTACGACCACGTGTTAAAATTGTCCGCAGTGTACTTAAAAGACAATTAA
- the LOC143352408 gene encoding diphthine methyltransferase isoform X2, whose product MFYNLDSFDTEFSADSVEWCPSDAHKNIFVCGTYQLIKDEELEADTAKSKRLGRIYMFKVDCNGLLTLLQKLEVPAVLDMKWAHVCQNRILLGVVNSLGYLQIYQMKNNKEKENLELLMERKVADDKEVLALSLDWCSGRWSHDNASNLSIVVSDSKGSLTLFKINENELICINSWPAHKFEAWITAFDYWDTNVIYSGGDDCKFQRFDTRIGTNPTAISTAHDAGVTSLHSNATKEHLLASGSYDESLRLWDTRNLKTPVSKMDLGGGVWRLKWDPFARRHLLAACMYGGFRIVDCENTETPCVIGEYNEHESLAYGCDWSFLNSTEIPERILKTEAREVCLIGTCSFYDHVLKLSAVYLKDN is encoded by the exons ATGTTCTATAATTTGGACAGCTTCGACACAGAATTTTCCGCTGACTCCGTCGAATGGTGTCCATCCGATgctcacaaaaatatatttgtatgtGGAACGTATCAATTAATAAAAGACGAGGAACTAGAAGCGGATACAGCAAAGTCGAAACGTTTAGGACGAATATATATGTTCAAAGTTGATTGCAATGGGCTTTTGACTTTGTTACAAAAGTTAGAAGTACCTGCAGTGTTAGACATGAAATGGGCACACGTatgccaaaatagaattttactcGGAGTTGTAAATTCTTTGGGGTATTTGCAAATATACCAAATGAAAAATAACAAAGAGAAGGAGAATTTGGAATTATTAATGGAAAGAAAAGTTGCAGATGATAAGGAAGTTCTTGCTTTATCTTTGGACTGGTGCAGCGGTAGATGGTCGCACGATAACGCATCGAATTTAAGCATAGTAGTTAGTGATTCGAAAGGTTCTCTAacgttatttaaaattaatgaaaacgaACTGATCTGTATTAATTCCTGGCCTGCGCATAAATTCGAAGCTTGGATTACAGCTTTCGATTACTGGGACACGAACGTGATATATAGCG GTGGTGACGATTGCAAATTTCAAAGATTCGATACTAGAATAGGAACAAATCCCACTGCGATAAGTACAGCTCACGATGCCGGCGTTACAAGTTTGCACAGTAATGCGACGAAAGAACATTTACTAGCATCCGGAAG CTACGACGAATCGTTGAGATTATGGGACACGAGGAATTTGAAGACACCTGTGTCAAAGATGGATCTCGGTGGTGGCGTTTGGCGTTTGAAATGGGATCCTTTCGCGCGTAGGCATTTGCTCGCCGCTTGCATGTATGGCGGATTTCGAATAGTCGACTGCGAGAACACGGAAACACCGTGCGTCATTGGTGAATACAATGAGCACGAAAGCCTGGCGTATGGATGCGATTGGTCCTTTTTGAACAGCACAGAGATTCCGGAACGTATACTCAAAACAGAAGCGCGCGAGGTCTGTTTGATCGGTACCTGCTCCTTTTACGACCACGTGTTAAAATTGTCCGCAGTGTACTTAAAAGACAATTAA